The following proteins are encoded in a genomic region of Coffea eugenioides isolate CCC68of chromosome 6, Ceug_1.0, whole genome shotgun sequence:
- the LOC113773946 gene encoding uncharacterized protein LOC113773946, translating into MAETMMAPTSPDHRWIRGSEQLQLALVAVSREVASVHQFFSNLVFIINIVTASNKRNDELKEAQAIEVATKIANGELETGRELNQIGTLKRTGDTRWGSHLDSISSLLKMFNATCVVLSNIAVDGALQHKSQDILNAMHLVSSTTKLLKTFRDSGWDDFLVKVKLFCEQHQIDIPCMNAQYIARRGRSRSHHDEISVGHYYRVDIFLATIDYQLQELHSRFNDHTVELLILSTALDPRNGFMLFKIDDICKLAEKFYPNDFMEQELVRLRIELQHFELDIPNHPELQELSGINELCQGLVKTRKSVIYLVIDRLIRLVLTLPVSTATSERNEI; encoded by the exons GCTTCAACTTGCTTTAGTAGCAGTTTCTAGAGAAGTAGCTTCTGTTCACCAATTCTTCTCCAATTTAGTTTTCATTATCAACATTGTTACTGCATCTAACAAACGTAATGATGAATTAAAGGAGGCTCAAGCAATTGAAGTTGCTACTAAGATTGCTAATGGTGAACTTGAAACTGGAAGGGAGCTTAATCAAATTGGCACTTTAAAACGAACTGGAGATACTCGTTGGGGTTCTCATTTGGATTCTATTTCTAGTTTACTGAAAATGTTCAATGCTACTTGTGTGGTTTTAAGTAACATTGCAGTAGATGGAG CATTACAACATAAATCTCAAGATATTTTGAATGCAATGCATCTTGTCTCAAGCACAACAAAGCTACTGAAGACTTTTCGAGATTCGGGATGGGATGATTTCTTGGTGAAAGTTAAATTATTTTGTGAGCAACATCAAATTGATATCCCATGTATGAATGCTCAATATATTGCAAGACGTGGTAGATCTCGAAGTCATCATGATGAGATTAGTGTGGGGCATTATTATCGAGTGGATATATTTCTTGCAACAATTGATTATCAATTGCAAGAGTTACATAGCAGGTTTAATGATCATACCGTGGAATTGCTTATTTTGAGCACTGCTTTAGATCCTAGAAATGGATTTATGCTGTTCAAGATTGATGATATTTGTAAACTTGCAGAGAAGTTCTATCCGAATGATTTTATGGAGCAAGAACTAGTACGTCTAAGAATAGAACTTCAACATTTTGAGCTCGACATTCCAAATCATCCTGAATTGCAAGAATTATCTGGTATTAATGAGTTATGTCAAGGCTTGgtgaagacaagaaaatcaGTGATATATCTTGTTATTGATAGATTGATTCGACTTGTTCTTACTCTTCCTGTATCAACTGCAACTTCAGAGCgg AATGAGATCTAG